A segment of the Geoglobus ahangari genome:
CGGGTCTGGCCTGAAGACGACATCATCAACCGTGACTCCGAGGATAACCTTTGCTCCGCTCTCTATAGCGTAGTATGAGAGCTTTGCGAGGAACTCTGCTGAATCAACAGCGTAAAGTCCGCTTTCAACCTCCTCAAGCTTCATTCCGAACTCCTCTGCTATCTCCTTGGCATCCTCCTCTATGACGATCTTGTGGAAGAGCATGCCACCTCCGCCTATGCCACCTCCAAAGCTGAGCCTCCTCTCAAAAACCACAACGTCGAAGCCGAAGTCCCTCAGGTAGTGGGCTGCGGTAAGGCCGGCAGGCCCGGCTCCGACAACAACGACGTCAGTCTCGCTGATTTTCTCCCAGTCCTTGGCAGCCTCCTTGACAATAATCCTCGTTATGTTCTTCTCGCTGAATGCCATGGTATAGCAAGTGATCTCAGAGATATAAATGTAGCGTGCTGATTGATGTGACTATGAAGTAGGCCCCGAAGACGATCAGGATCGCTGACGACACGTAACTCAGCACCCTCTCAAATCCGCCAAGCTCGGAAAGCCTGCCCGAGAAGTATGAGACGAATCCGAGCCAGCCGAAGTCGCAGGCCTCGTGCAGGATTATGAAGGCGATGAGCCCGAGCATGCCGAACTCCATTGAGAGCAGCACGAGTGTTAGCCCCACAGTTAGCCACCATATTATGAAATACGGGTTCAGGGCGCTCATCAGCACGCCAGAAAGCACGCCCCTCATCTTCACCTCTCCTCCCCCACCCCTCAGCTCCCTGTACGCCAAGTACAGCATCACCACTCCACCGGCGAAGGAAATCGCGCTTTTCCATGCTCCGAGCTCCACAAACCTCCCGAAGGCGTAGAGGGCGAGTATTATCGGAATTTCGATCATCGCGTGTCCGAGCGAAACTTCAAGTCCTGCGAACCTGTTTCTCTTGCCCTCCGCAATTGTGACAGCAAGTAAAGGCCCGGGGGCAAGAACCCCGCTCAGCGATATGCTCACGACGGTGAGGGCGAAGAGGGGGAAGTCCATGGATGCCGGTGGTCAAAATTTAAATAAAGATTCCCCTTCCATGCGAACATGCTCTCGAACGAGGTGCTGTGGTTCATACTGCTCATCGTCAGCTTCGCTGCCATTACGCTGATGTACAGGCTCTTCGGCAGGGCCGGGCTATACGTGTGGATAGGGATGGCGATTATACTCGCAAACGTGCAGGTTGCCAAGATGATTGAGTTCTTCGGCCTCATAACGGCGATGGGCAATATAATCTACGGAACAACATTCCTTGCAACCGACATTCTCGCAGAAAAGTATGGCAAAAGCGCTGCAAGGAGAGGGGTGTTCGTCGGGTTCTTCGTTCTGATCGCGACGACGGTGATAATGCAGATAACCCTCGCATTCACTCCCGCTCCAGAGGACACTCTCGATCCAGCTCTCAGGCAGATCTTCGGCTTCATGCCAAGCGTCACGGTCTCAAGCCTCACGGCCTACCTGATCTCCCAGCTTCACGATGTCTGGGCGTTCCACATGTGGAAGGAGAAAACGAAGGGTAGGTTCCTCTGGCTGAGGAACAACGCCTCAACTCTCGTCTCGCAGCTCATAGACAACGCCACCTTCACGCTGCTGTTCTTTGTCGTATTCAACCCGCAGCTGTTCGCCGATCTCGGGTGGCAGGGTGTCTGGGAGATCTTCATAACTTCGTACGTGATGAAGTTCATCGTCGCAATCCTCGACACACCCTTCATCTACCTTGCCACGAGAATGAATCCGGACGAGAGTTAGGTTTTTTAGCAGTCCCTCCAACTCTTTCCATGAGCCTTACATTCATCGTTTTTCTGCTCGGGCTGGTGTACGGCTTTGCAAATCCGGGGAGGGAGGACAGGCTCAGGCTGATCAGGAACTCACTGATTGTCGGAGTAATCTTCGGAGCTCTCATAGCTCTGGCGTTCTTCATTTTCACAATCCCAGCGGCCTTTGCCATGCCCGTGCTTCCGCTGCTGGGAGGGGTTGCAGGCATACTCGCCGGGATCTTCGCGGCCCTTTACTTCGGTGTGGTCTTTGCCGTGGGCACGATCATCGGGGACATGCTCGAGTCCCTGATAAAACGCTAACTTTTTAAAGCTGAGTTCCCGCCCTTAAGAGCATGTTAAAGGATGTCATACTTGACGAGCCGGGGAAAAGGGTGTTTCTTCTCGGCAACGAGGCGATTGCGAGGGGTGCAATCGAGGCGGGAATAGATGTTTTTTCCGCTTATCCCGGCACACCATCATCCGAAATAACCGACACGCTCAATTCTGCCTGCAAGCACCTGAGAGGAAGGATGGAGTACAGGATGGAGTACGCTGTGAACGAGAAGGTGGCCTTTGAGGTGGCGATAGGTGCGTCGCTTGCGGGCAAGAGGGGAATGACCGCGATGAAGCATGTCGGGTTGAATGTTGCGGCAGACTCGCTCTTCAGCTTCGCTTATGTCGGGGCAAGGG
Coding sequences within it:
- a CDS encoding sulfide-dependent adenosine diphosphate thiazole synthase, which encodes MAFSEKNITRIIVKEAAKDWEKISETDVVVVGAGPAGLTAAHYLRDFGFDVVVFERRLSFGGGIGGGGMLFHKIVIEEDAKEIAEEFGMKLEEVESGLYAVDSAEFLAKLSYYAIESGAKVILGVTVDDVVFRPDPLRVSGVLVQWSAVQISGLHVDPLMIESKAVVDATGHDAEVISVAARKIPELDIFIHGEKSAYSEMSEKLVVEKTGKVAEGLYAAGMAVSAVHGLPRMGPIFGGMLLSGRKVAEQIMFDLKK
- a CDS encoding LysE family transporter, encoding MDFPLFALTVVSISLSGVLAPGPLLAVTIAEGKRNRFAGLEVSLGHAMIEIPIILALYAFGRFVELGAWKSAISFAGGVVMLYLAYRELRGGGGEVKMRGVLSGVLMSALNPYFIIWWLTVGLTLVLLSMEFGMLGLIAFIILHEACDFGWLGFVSYFSGRLSELGGFERVLSYVSSAILIVFGAYFIVTSISTLHLYL
- a CDS encoding queuosine precursor transporter; this translates as MLSNEVLWFILLIVSFAAITLMYRLFGRAGLYVWIGMAIILANVQVAKMIEFFGLITAMGNIIYGTTFLATDILAEKYGKSAARRGVFVGFFVLIATTVIMQITLAFTPAPEDTLDPALRQIFGFMPSVTVSSLTAYLISQLHDVWAFHMWKEKTKGRFLWLRNNASTLVSQLIDNATFTLLFFVVFNPQLFADLGWQGVWEIFITSYVMKFIVAILDTPFIYLATRMNPDES